The Nocardioides panzhihuensis genome has a segment encoding these proteins:
- a CDS encoding MFS transporter yields the protein MTTTSRVDTDGSDLTSTKGGVARLAFASGVGTSLEFYDFAIYGTATALVFTDTFFRTDDPWFSTFMGLATFAIGFLMAPVGAVLFGWVGDRYGRKSALLMTFIGMGVATMVMGMLPTYAQIGVAAPIMLVLLRMVHGLCRGGETGGAAVLAIEHAPDDKRARYGVFVALGSPIGSILANLAFAAVLLLPAASVESWGWRIPFLIGGVVLFLGIWIRHGVSESPVFQQMMREEGETLKKNQLPVFAVLKTNWRRVVLAAGVNIGLNASTFALVTFMLSYATAAAPEGLGLPRQPIVNASIAALVMHAVANVLAAWAADRLGRRPVMMAGAVGSIASGLVIFHLAETGSVAGVATAMIIGFTTTGFLFGPMYTFFTELFPREQRQSGMGVSFHVGAVLGGGISPLIANRIIASTGEPTYVGYYLAAMCGLSLLCLCLLPETAPRALARAKLRTQFS from the coding sequence ATGACCACGACATCCCGCGTCGACACCGACGGATCGGATCTGACCTCCACCAAGGGCGGCGTCGCCCGCCTCGCCTTCGCCAGCGGCGTCGGAACCTCTCTGGAGTTCTACGACTTCGCCATCTACGGGACGGCGACCGCACTCGTCTTCACCGACACCTTCTTCCGGACCGACGACCCCTGGTTCAGCACCTTCATGGGCCTGGCGACCTTCGCGATCGGCTTCCTGATGGCACCGGTCGGTGCGGTGCTCTTCGGCTGGGTCGGCGACCGGTACGGCCGCAAGTCAGCGCTGCTGATGACGTTCATCGGTATGGGCGTCGCCACGATGGTGATGGGCATGCTGCCCACCTACGCCCAGATCGGCGTCGCCGCGCCGATCATGCTCGTGCTGCTCCGGATGGTGCACGGCCTGTGCCGGGGCGGGGAGACCGGCGGTGCGGCAGTGCTCGCGATCGAGCACGCCCCCGACGACAAGCGGGCCAGGTACGGCGTCTTCGTGGCGCTCGGGTCGCCGATCGGGTCGATCCTGGCCAACCTCGCCTTCGCGGCGGTCCTGCTCCTCCCTGCTGCCAGCGTGGAGAGCTGGGGCTGGCGGATCCCCTTCCTCATCGGTGGTGTGGTGCTGTTCCTCGGCATCTGGATCCGCCACGGAGTCTCGGAGAGCCCGGTCTTCCAGCAGATGATGCGCGAGGAGGGCGAGACGCTGAAGAAGAACCAGCTCCCGGTCTTCGCCGTCCTCAAGACCAACTGGCGTCGCGTCGTGCTGGCGGCCGGCGTCAACATCGGCCTGAACGCGAGCACCTTCGCGCTGGTCACCTTCATGCTCTCGTACGCCACCGCTGCCGCCCCGGAGGGTCTCGGCCTGCCGCGTCAGCCCATCGTCAACGCCAGCATCGCCGCCTTGGTGATGCACGCCGTCGCGAACGTGTTGGCCGCCTGGGCCGCCGACAGGCTCGGTCGCCGGCCGGTGATGATGGCCGGCGCGGTCGGTTCGATCGCCTCGGGGCTGGTGATCTTCCACCTCGCCGAGACGGGCAGCGTGGCCGGTGTGGCCACCGCGATGATCATTGGGTTCACGACGACCGGATTCCTGTTCGGACCGATGTACACCTTCTTCACCGAGCTCTTCCCGCGCGAACAGCGCCAGTCGGGGATGGGCGTCTCCTTCCATGTCGGTGCGGTGCTGGGCGGCGGCATCTCGCCGCTGATCGCCAACCGGATCATCGCGAGCACCGGCGAGCCGACGTACGTCGGCTACTACCTGGCCGCCATGTGTGGGCTCTCGCTGCTCTGCCTCTGTCTGCTCCCCGAGACGGCTCCCCGGGCATTGGCCCGAGCCAAGCTCCGGACCCAGTTCAGCTGA
- a CDS encoding AraC family transcriptional regulator translates to MAVTATSETGPLAGFELFRTRDPLVAQESATRVTAPHRLRVYGQDVDFAAAFDAVEVGPVTLGVIRYGTDVTIERPRFDGFLAVLVPLCGQLAVEQHGHEHVAEPERSMVVLSPGHDDSRVRWARGTTVLALKVESAELNQALRWVAPQADERPFVASSPVVTGSASRAVIGTAQLFTDVFSRIGPSKSVPLPLARRLREQAITTLWLSVPNNHTDVIHQIREVPKSAHVRQAIDLLAAESRAEYTVPDLARAVHVGVRALEMAFRRDLDQTPLQYVHRIRLERAHDDLRDLGPSETTVTEVALRWGFPHLGRFAARYRAQFGEMPSETLNSPAQ, encoded by the coding sequence ATGGCAGTGACAGCGACGTCGGAGACCGGGCCCCTCGCCGGGTTTGAGCTCTTCCGGACCAGGGACCCCTTGGTAGCGCAGGAGTCAGCGACACGCGTAACGGCACCGCACCGACTGCGGGTGTACGGCCAGGACGTCGACTTCGCGGCGGCTTTCGACGCCGTCGAGGTTGGTCCCGTGACCCTCGGTGTCATCCGTTACGGCACCGATGTCACGATCGAGCGCCCCCGGTTCGACGGCTTTCTCGCTGTCCTGGTGCCGCTTTGCGGCCAGCTGGCGGTCGAACAGCATGGGCACGAGCATGTCGCCGAACCGGAGCGCTCGATGGTCGTCCTCTCCCCCGGACACGACGACAGCCGCGTGCGCTGGGCACGCGGGACCACCGTGCTAGCGCTGAAGGTGGAGTCGGCAGAGCTCAACCAGGCCCTTCGCTGGGTGGCCCCTCAGGCCGACGAGCGCCCGTTCGTGGCTTCCTCTCCCGTGGTGACCGGCTCGGCGTCGCGCGCCGTGATCGGCACGGCGCAGCTGTTCACCGACGTCTTCTCCCGCATCGGACCGAGCAAATCTGTTCCGCTGCCCTTGGCGAGGCGGCTGCGCGAACAGGCAATCACCACGCTGTGGCTCTCCGTGCCCAACAACCACACCGACGTCATCCATCAGATCCGGGAGGTGCCCAAGTCGGCCCATGTCCGCCAGGCGATCGACCTCCTCGCCGCAGAGTCTCGAGCGGAGTACACCGTTCCAGACCTGGCTCGAGCCGTCCATGTCGGCGTTCGGGCACTTGAGATGGCGTTCCGCAGGGACCTCGACCAGACCCCGCTGCAGTACGTACATAGGATCCGCTTGGAGCGTGCCCACGACGACCTCCGCGACCTGGGCCCCTCAGAGACCACGGTCACCGAGGTCGCCCTGCGATGGGGCTTCCCGCATCTCGGGCGCTTCGCGGCCCGTTACCGGGCCCAGTTCGGGGAGATGCCTTCGGAGACGCTCAACTCCCCTGCCCAGTAA
- a CDS encoding SMI1/KNR4 family protein has translation MEPTESHELTDFATWRTLIQLVNTWEPRLSEWKASVGRGVIGGFVMTPDDGYLDLMRACEPVKHALRKADRDSVDFAVRIADDGRVSITLAAESTTHQIVRVPGINSAGTLLLVPDRDPAPARQKPAFFSDVRTAPSADPELLEDVLRERMPGAVGASADELADLEERIGRPLPDELRAVLRVTKADYGTDWNLENKETEALGGICLFGLHGIESASNADVRKGLPFDVLVGVAAVTNLDSAVQGLVDPPDWVVIGDLGGGSGDWVALDLAPGPAGHIGQLVVISHEAEIGAELLAESFTDLVVHGNAKEATEDACTSPPAVVRLVAGSNMTIEAAATTALEVLTIGRSDAPTDLTPLVGLPRLRTLRAAPGTIAAPHVIGELDQLEYLEIGLAEWKTLLEADAVPSSLLAASVYGYGLPRADVDHVFDELIRHCGGAPLTTQMIVGKLTA, from the coding sequence ATGGAGCCCACCGAGTCTCATGAATTGACGGATTTTGCCACCTGGCGGACGTTGATCCAACTGGTCAACACGTGGGAGCCCAGGTTGTCCGAGTGGAAGGCGAGTGTCGGTCGCGGCGTGATCGGAGGATTCGTCATGACGCCGGACGACGGTTATCTCGACCTCATGCGCGCCTGCGAGCCAGTCAAACATGCACTTCGAAAGGCCGATCGCGACTCTGTCGACTTCGCGGTACGCATCGCCGATGACGGCCGCGTGAGTATCACTTTGGCCGCCGAGTCCACTACCCATCAAATCGTTCGGGTGCCCGGCATCAACTCGGCGGGAACCTTGCTTCTCGTTCCTGATCGCGACCCGGCTCCGGCTCGGCAGAAACCAGCATTCTTTTCTGACGTACGCACCGCCCCATCAGCTGACCCGGAGCTTCTTGAGGATGTCCTGCGTGAGCGGATGCCCGGGGCCGTCGGCGCCAGCGCGGACGAGCTGGCCGACCTGGAGGAACGGATCGGTCGTCCGTTGCCCGACGAGCTGCGCGCTGTGCTCAGGGTGACCAAGGCGGATTACGGCACCGACTGGAATCTGGAGAACAAGGAGACCGAGGCCCTGGGCGGGATCTGCCTCTTCGGTCTCCACGGGATCGAGTCAGCGTCGAACGCCGACGTACGCAAAGGCCTCCCGTTCGACGTGCTGGTAGGCGTCGCCGCCGTCACCAACCTGGACTCGGCGGTTCAAGGCCTCGTCGACCCACCAGACTGGGTGGTGATCGGCGATCTCGGGGGAGGCTCAGGCGATTGGGTTGCTCTGGACCTCGCCCCTGGGCCCGCAGGGCACATCGGCCAACTGGTGGTGATCAGCCATGAAGCCGAGATCGGGGCTGAGCTGCTCGCCGAGTCGTTCACCGACCTCGTGGTCCACGGCAACGCCAAGGAGGCCACCGAGGACGCCTGCACAAGTCCCCCGGCAGTCGTCCGTCTGGTTGCTGGGTCCAACATGACCATCGAGGCTGCCGCGACGACTGCCCTCGAGGTGCTCACCATCGGCCGATCGGACGCACCGACCGATCTGACCCCGCTTGTCGGACTGCCCAGGCTGCGTACGCTGCGTGCAGCCCCGGGAACGATCGCGGCTCCGCATGTCATCGGCGAGCTTGATCAGCTGGAGTACCTCGAGATCGGTCTCGCCGAGTGGAAGACGTTGCTCGAGGCGGATGCCGTCCCGTCCTCGCTGCTGGCAGCTTCCGTCTACGGGTACGGTCTCCCCAGGGCGGATGTGGATCACGTCTTCGATGAACTCATTCGACACTGCGGTGGTGCCCCCCTCACGACGCAAATGATCGTAGGCAAGCTCACGGCCTGA
- the folD gene encoding bifunctional methylenetetrahydrofolate dehydrogenase/methenyltetrahydrofolate cyclohydrolase FolD encodes MVARIIDGAAIAREIREDLSARVEILKARTGRGPGLAVVLVGDDPASQVYVRNKQRACAQVGIKSIRHDLPASVTTAELLDLIVELNGRDDIHGILVQLPLPPQVDARQVLEAIELSKDVDGFHQYNIGGLVAGHPVFPPCTPHGVMEMLSHEGIEVAGQNAVVVGASAIVGKPLGLMLTRRDATVSICHALTRDLAQFTRLADLLVVAAGVPGLLTAEMVHDGAVVIDVGINRVSGTNRVVGDVDFEQVRHKASYITPVPGGVGPMTITMLLKHTLLSAERRQTALSGSSVLRPEARSA; translated from the coding sequence GTGGTCGCACGCATCATCGACGGCGCTGCGATCGCACGCGAGATCCGAGAGGATCTTTCGGCGCGTGTCGAGATCCTCAAGGCACGTACCGGTCGCGGTCCCGGCCTTGCGGTCGTTCTGGTCGGTGACGATCCTGCGTCGCAGGTCTACGTCCGCAACAAGCAGCGGGCCTGCGCGCAGGTGGGGATCAAGTCGATCCGGCACGATCTACCAGCCAGCGTCACCACCGCGGAGCTTCTGGACCTGATCGTAGAACTCAACGGCCGCGATGACATCCACGGGATCCTCGTTCAGCTACCGCTTCCGCCGCAGGTGGATGCGCGGCAGGTGCTGGAGGCCATCGAGCTCAGCAAGGACGTGGACGGCTTCCATCAGTACAACATCGGAGGATTGGTCGCGGGCCATCCGGTCTTCCCGCCGTGCACTCCGCACGGCGTGATGGAGATGCTCTCCCACGAGGGCATCGAGGTCGCCGGCCAGAACGCCGTCGTAGTTGGCGCCAGCGCCATCGTGGGCAAGCCACTCGGTCTCATGCTGACCCGCCGGGACGCGACCGTCTCCATCTGTCACGCGCTGACACGCGACTTGGCGCAGTTCACCCGGCTGGCCGACCTGCTGGTCGTCGCCGCGGGCGTGCCGGGCCTGTTGACGGCTGAGATGGTGCATGACGGGGCGGTCGTCATCGACGTCGGCATCAACCGCGTCTCCGGCACCAATCGCGTTGTCGGCGACGTCGACTTCGAGCAGGTACGTCACAAGGCGTCGTACATCACGCCTGTGCCGGGTGGCGTAGGACCGATGACGATCACCATGCTACTGAAGCACACTTTGCTCTCGGCTGAGCGTCGCCAGACCGCGTTGAGCGGGTCATCGGTGTTGCGGCCGGAAGCGCGTTCGGCGTGA
- a CDS encoding VOC family protein, whose product MALHRLTKIVMGVPNPDETAAYYTDFGLAPGNLDTAPNADRTFSTVDGGEQLQVVHNDRRRLLQMGVGADDPDDLDRVVASLTDLEVPVERTERGIRAMDPGTGVVVLVEVADRYDQEPTPAPAYNSPGVNARTESRAPGIEREGVVRPRKLGHVVLGSTDQEFSQKFFQQGIGFKVSDTVPGLAAFMRCSTDHHNVLVQQAPVAFLHHTSWQVDDVDEVGRGATSMLEKDPDRHVWGLGRHHVGSNFFWYLKDPAGNFSEYYADLDCIVDDALWTPGVWEGTRGLFNWGPPPPPSFLAPDDLAELMTGAHQPG is encoded by the coding sequence ATGGCCCTGCACCGCCTCACCAAGATCGTCATGGGCGTTCCCAACCCCGACGAGACGGCCGCGTACTACACCGACTTCGGGCTGGCCCCCGGCAACCTCGACACGGCGCCGAACGCTGATCGCACCTTCTCGACCGTCGACGGCGGAGAACAGCTGCAGGTAGTTCACAACGACCGGCGGCGCCTCTTGCAGATGGGGGTCGGGGCGGACGATCCCGACGACCTCGACCGTGTGGTCGCCTCCCTGACCGACCTCGAGGTCCCGGTCGAGCGCACCGAGCGCGGCATCCGCGCGATGGACCCTGGCACCGGAGTCGTCGTCTTGGTCGAAGTCGCCGACCGCTACGACCAGGAACCAACGCCCGCGCCGGCCTACAACTCCCCCGGCGTCAACGCACGCACCGAGTCTCGCGCTCCGGGTATCGAGCGGGAGGGCGTCGTACGGCCGCGCAAGCTCGGCCACGTCGTGCTCGGCTCGACAGATCAGGAGTTCTCCCAGAAGTTCTTCCAGCAGGGCATCGGGTTCAAGGTCAGCGACACAGTGCCCGGGCTGGCGGCGTTCATGCGGTGCTCCACCGACCACCACAACGTGCTCGTGCAACAAGCCCCGGTGGCCTTCCTGCATCACACCTCGTGGCAGGTTGACGACGTCGACGAGGTCGGCCGCGGCGCCACTTCGATGCTCGAGAAGGACCCGGACCGGCATGTGTGGGGTCTGGGCCGTCACCACGTCGGATCGAACTTCTTCTGGTACCTCAAAGACCCCGCCGGCAACTTCTCCGAGTACTACGCCGACCTCGACTGTATCGTCGACGACGCGCTCTGGACGCCAGGAGTGTGGGAAGGCACCCGCGGACTCTTCAACTGGGGCCCTCCCCCGCCGCCGTCCTTCCTTGCCCCCGACGACCTTGCCGAGCTCATGACCGGCGCCCACCAGCCCGGCTGA
- a CDS encoding fumarylacetoacetate hydrolase family protein — translation MRIANLLGRLVLVAPEGARAIDVERASGGRFGPDVQAIYGRWAEFTAWAESVDLSAAVPFAVENLGAPAPAPGQLLAIGLNYADHAAESGFAVPDAPTVLFTKWASCLTGPVTTVELPDGGNTDWEVELVVVLGKRAWRIEEDKAWDHVAGLTVGQDLSERITQTAGPSPQFSLGKSLPGFGPMGPWLVTHDEFADPDDLEIGCAINGETVQKGRTRDLIFSVSSMITKVSARLPLMPGDVLFTGTPAGVGAGRKPPRFIRPGDELVSYVSGIGELRQRFVAAHSA, via the coding sequence GTGCGCATCGCCAACCTCTTGGGCCGTCTGGTCCTGGTCGCCCCGGAGGGTGCCCGGGCAATCGATGTCGAGCGGGCGAGCGGTGGGCGGTTCGGGCCGGACGTCCAGGCGATCTACGGCCGGTGGGCAGAGTTCACCGCCTGGGCGGAGAGCGTCGACCTGTCGGCGGCTGTGCCGTTCGCCGTTGAGAACCTGGGCGCACCGGCGCCGGCACCTGGACAGTTGCTTGCCATCGGCTTGAATTACGCCGACCACGCCGCCGAGTCCGGGTTCGCCGTGCCTGACGCCCCGACTGTGCTGTTCACCAAGTGGGCCTCGTGCCTGACTGGGCCGGTCACCACGGTCGAGCTGCCCGACGGCGGCAACACCGATTGGGAGGTCGAGCTGGTCGTCGTTCTGGGGAAGCGGGCCTGGCGGATCGAGGAAGACAAGGCATGGGACCACGTGGCCGGGCTGACCGTCGGCCAGGACCTCTCCGAGCGGATCACCCAGACCGCCGGCCCGTCGCCGCAGTTCAGCCTGGGCAAGTCGCTACCTGGCTTCGGCCCGATGGGGCCATGGCTGGTCACCCACGATGAGTTCGCCGATCCGGACGACCTCGAGATCGGGTGCGCGATCAACGGCGAGACCGTGCAGAAGGGCCGTACGAGGGACCTGATCTTCTCGGTGTCATCCATGATCACCAAGGTCTCAGCCAGGCTGCCACTGATGCCCGGCGACGTGCTGTTCACCGGGACCCCGGCCGGCGTCGGCGCTGGGCGAAAGCCACCCCGGTTCATCCGCCCGGGAGATGAGCTCGTCTCGTACGTCTCCGGCATCGGCGAGCTGCGTCAGCGCTTCGTTGCCGCGCACTCCGCCTGA
- a CDS encoding aminomethyl transferase family protein has product MSVESPLRSLQDLVDSLPDLVDYFYNDSPGLNIRTRTDRIPIPAEFSNWREEQRAWRETAVLFDQTHHMPELFVTGPDARAMLNWIGVNSFANLQPGLAKQLVGCTPQGHIIGESILYAHGDDSYELVSGMPLLNWIEFQASTGGWDVSIQRDNNTSENTTGRRVRFRYQLDGPLAASIFEKVVGEPLPDPGAFRTFTTKVAGVDVLVLRHGMAGRHKAYEISGAYDDEATVRDALLRAGEEFGLRRGGTKAYFSTNYESGWIAGPLPGIYTAEDLRAFRHWLPADGWEGTWQIAGSFRPSRIEDFYTTPYDLGYDKIVKFDHDFIGQGALAEIAQNPPRRRVTLMWNKDDVLSVIGSLLEQGTPGKFIDFPMADYGLLVQRDTVFIDARPVGLSTFCGYSANERRILSIAMLDAAHAEPGTEVTVLWGEPDGGSRKSRVERHRQMEVRATVAPAPFACSPQSTGHSEAPRG; this is encoded by the coding sequence ATGTCCGTCGAGTCCCCGCTCCGATCCCTCCAGGATCTCGTCGACTCACTCCCAGATCTCGTCGATTACTTCTACAACGACAGCCCCGGCCTGAACATCCGCACGCGCACCGACCGGATTCCGATCCCGGCCGAGTTCTCGAACTGGCGCGAGGAGCAGCGCGCTTGGCGTGAGACGGCCGTCCTGTTCGACCAGACCCACCACATGCCCGAGCTCTTCGTGACCGGTCCCGATGCCAGGGCTATGCTCAACTGGATCGGCGTCAACAGCTTCGCCAACCTCCAGCCGGGTCTTGCGAAGCAGCTCGTCGGATGCACCCCGCAGGGCCACATCATCGGCGAGTCCATCCTCTACGCCCACGGCGACGACAGCTACGAGCTGGTCAGCGGAATGCCCCTGTTGAACTGGATCGAGTTTCAGGCAAGCACGGGCGGCTGGGACGTCTCGATCCAACGGGACAACAACACGTCCGAGAACACCACGGGACGCCGTGTCCGCTTCCGGTATCAGCTCGACGGCCCGCTGGCCGCGAGCATCTTCGAGAAGGTCGTGGGCGAGCCACTGCCGGACCCCGGCGCCTTCCGCACGTTCACCACCAAAGTCGCAGGGGTCGACGTCCTCGTACTCCGGCACGGCATGGCCGGGCGGCACAAGGCGTACGAGATCAGTGGCGCGTACGACGACGAGGCCACTGTCCGCGACGCCCTGCTCCGCGCCGGCGAAGAGTTCGGCCTGCGTCGCGGCGGCACCAAGGCGTACTTCAGCACGAACTACGAGTCTGGTTGGATCGCCGGTCCGTTGCCTGGCATCTACACCGCCGAGGATCTGCGAGCGTTCCGGCACTGGCTCCCCGCCGATGGTTGGGAGGGAACCTGGCAGATCGCCGGCAGTTTCCGGCCATCGCGGATCGAGGACTTCTACACCACCCCCTACGACCTCGGGTACGACAAGATCGTGAAGTTCGACCACGACTTCATCGGTCAGGGCGCGCTGGCCGAGATCGCCCAGAACCCGCCGCGCCGCCGCGTCACGCTGATGTGGAACAAGGACGACGTCTTGTCGGTAATCGGCTCGCTCCTCGAGCAGGGTACGCCTGGCAAGTTCATCGACTTCCCCATGGCGGACTACGGCTTGCTGGTGCAGCGCGACACGGTGTTCATCGACGCTCGCCCTGTTGGTCTGTCGACGTTCTGCGGGTACTCAGCCAACGAGCGACGGATCCTCTCTATCGCGATGCTCGATGCGGCACACGCCGAGCCGGGCACCGAGGTCACCGTACTGTGGGGCGAGCCGGATGGTGGCTCGCGCAAGTCGCGGGTCGAGCGGCACCGGCAGATGGAGGTACGCGCGACGGTCGCGCCCGCTCCGTTCGCGTGTTCTCCACAGTCGACCGGCCACTCCGAAGCGCCGAGGGGCTGA
- a CDS encoding acetoacetate--CoA ligase translates to MGTEDDTVVGPVPIWNPDPKVVADAAVTRFGRYVTECTGTTFDSYLDLWAWSVDHLEQFWATIWDYFEILADGHPTTVLAESSMPGARWFLGTRLNYAEHALRYGADDTVAVTAVAEDGTTTRTTRGQLRAQVAAVSGWLREAGVHPGDRVVGYLPNTTETLVAFLAAASIGAVWSACAQDYSAHGAAARFAQLEPVVLFAADGYSWNGRSYDRRSEVTALQQALPTLRATVHVPNLGLPIDIEADSGGTHATWEQATARSAELRFEQVAFDAPLWVLFSSGTTGLPKGIVHGHGGVLLEHLKMLALHLDVGPSKPLFWYTTTNWMMWNIVASGLLVGAPIVLYDGSPSYPDTARLWQVAAAEQVAMLGVSPGYLLASAKAGLQPGRELDLRALRTIGATGAPLSAASYQWVHDAVGPSIQLASTSGGTDVVGGFAGSAPTTPVWAGEISAPNLGVALEAWNEAGQPVVGEVGELVVTKPMPSMPLYFWNDPDGERYRDAYFATYPGVWRHGDWMQVTEHGSVIVSGRSDSTLNRHGVRLGSADIYDAVDKLPQITDSLVVGAELGGGRYWLVLFVVLADDSTLDGELTSEIEQAIATSASPRHVPDDIITLDTLPHTRTGKRLEVPAKRLIQGHALATVASRDAVDNFDALAQFTKYAGGPARPGSAPPA, encoded by the coding sequence ATGGGCACTGAGGACGACACCGTGGTCGGTCCCGTCCCGATCTGGAACCCAGATCCGAAGGTGGTGGCCGATGCGGCCGTCACCCGTTTCGGCCGATACGTCACCGAGTGCACGGGGACCACATTCGACAGCTATCTCGATCTATGGGCATGGTCGGTCGACCACCTCGAGCAGTTCTGGGCCACCATCTGGGACTACTTCGAGATCCTGGCCGACGGCCACCCGACCACTGTGCTCGCGGAATCCTCGATGCCCGGCGCGAGATGGTTTCTCGGAACGAGGCTCAACTACGCCGAGCACGCCCTCCGGTACGGCGCCGACGACACCGTAGCGGTGACCGCAGTGGCCGAGGACGGGACCACCACGCGGACCACCCGCGGGCAGCTTCGCGCCCAGGTCGCCGCGGTGTCGGGATGGTTGCGCGAAGCTGGCGTTCACCCCGGGGACCGGGTGGTCGGTTACCTGCCCAACACGACCGAGACACTCGTCGCGTTCCTCGCCGCTGCAAGCATCGGCGCGGTGTGGTCGGCCTGCGCGCAGGACTACTCGGCGCACGGGGCAGCCGCGCGTTTCGCACAGCTCGAGCCGGTCGTCTTGTTTGCCGCGGACGGCTACTCCTGGAACGGGCGGTCCTACGACCGGCGCAGCGAGGTCACCGCACTGCAGCAAGCGTTGCCCACGTTGCGCGCCACGGTCCACGTACCCAATCTCGGGCTGCCTATCGACATCGAGGCTGATTCCGGTGGTACGCACGCCACCTGGGAGCAGGCCACCGCTCGGTCGGCGGAGCTGCGTTTCGAGCAAGTCGCGTTCGACGCTCCGCTGTGGGTCCTGTTCTCGTCCGGCACCACAGGCTTGCCCAAGGGCATCGTGCATGGTCACGGCGGCGTGCTCCTCGAGCACCTCAAAATGCTCGCCCTGCACCTCGACGTCGGCCCCAGCAAACCGTTGTTCTGGTACACCACGACCAACTGGATGATGTGGAACATCGTCGCCTCCGGCTTGCTGGTGGGCGCACCGATCGTCTTGTACGACGGCAGCCCCAGCTACCCCGACACCGCTCGGCTGTGGCAGGTCGCCGCCGCTGAGCAGGTCGCGATGCTCGGCGTCAGCCCCGGCTACCTCCTCGCCAGCGCCAAGGCCGGCCTTCAGCCCGGCCGCGAACTCGACCTCCGTGCACTACGCACGATCGGCGCCACCGGAGCCCCGCTGTCGGCAGCCTCCTACCAATGGGTGCACGACGCGGTCGGGCCGTCGATCCAGCTGGCTTCCACCAGCGGCGGTACGGACGTGGTCGGCGGTTTCGCCGGGAGCGCCCCGACCACACCGGTATGGGCTGGAGAGATCTCAGCCCCCAACCTCGGCGTCGCACTCGAAGCATGGAACGAGGCCGGTCAGCCCGTGGTTGGCGAGGTGGGTGAGCTCGTCGTCACCAAACCGATGCCCTCCATGCCACTCTACTTCTGGAACGACCCCGACGGCGAGCGGTACCGGGACGCCTACTTCGCCACCTACCCCGGCGTATGGCGGCACGGCGACTGGATGCAGGTCACCGAACACGGCAGCGTCATCGTCTCGGGACGCTCCGACTCCACGCTCAACCGCCACGGCGTCCGCCTCGGCAGCGCCGACATCTACGACGCCGTGGACAAGCTCCCGCAGATCACCGACTCGCTGGTAGTCGGCGCCGAGCTAGGAGGCGGGAGGTATTGGCTCGTCCTATTTGTCGTCCTCGCTGACGACTCCACGCTCGATGGCGAGCTGACCAGCGAGATCGAGCAGGCAATCGCCACGTCGGCCTCGCCCCGGCACGTACCCGACGACATCATCACCCTCGACACCCTGCCTCACACCCGCACCGGCAAGCGACTCGAAGTGCCCGCAAAACGACTGATCCAAGGACATGCCCTGGCCACGGTCGCAAGCAGGGACGCCGTGGACAACTTCGACGCGCTGGCGCAGTTCACAAAGTACGCAGGCGGGCCTGCACGTCCCGGCTCTGCTCCGCCAGCCTGA